The sequence below is a genomic window from Proteus vulgaris.
GATTGATAAAATCGCCCGTTTAATGAAAAAAGATCGCGATGAAAACTTTGTTACCCATAATGAAAAAGGGCAAGAAGTTAACCGCTGGCTTACCACTGGTATGCTTTGTTCTTCTGCTGCCAGTAATGAAACCGGAATTTTAGATAATAAGTTTTCTCGTTCATTAGGCATGATAGCTATCGATTGTCAGGCAAGACTTTGCCATGCGCCAACCGTTGCAGCATTAGCGCCCACTTTTGGTCGTGGTGCAATGACCAATAACTGGGTTGATATTAAAAACGCTAACGTTGTGCTGATCATGGGCGGTAACCCTGCTGAAGCGCACCCTGTCGGTTTTAAATGGGTTATCGAAGCTAAAATTAAGAATAATGCGAAGGTTATCGTTGTCGATCCCCGTTTTAACCGTAGTGCTGCCGTTGCCGACCTTTACTCTCCTATTCGTGCCGGCTCTGATACTGCATTCTTATTAGGTGTTATTCATTACCTTATTGAACACAATAAAATTCAGCATGAATATGTGAAAGCCTATACCAATGCTTCTTTAATTGTGCGTGAAGATTTTAGTTTTGATGAAGGTCTTTTCAGTGGGTTTGATAAAGAGAATCAAAGCTATGATAAAACCTCATGGCACTATGAGCTTGATGAGAATGGTTTGGCATTAAGAGATAACTCACTGCAACATCCTCGTTGTGTGTGGAATCTTTTAAAACAACACGTTTCACGTTATACCCCTGAAATTGTTACTACACTTTGTGGTACACCTTTAGAAGATTTCACCTATATCTGTGAAGCTCTTGCTTCCACCAGTGTAAAAGACAGAACCTCGACTATTTTGTATGCCCTCGGTTGGACACACCATACTGGTGGTGCTCAAACTATCCGTGCAGCAGGTATGATCCAGTTATTATTAGGTAACGTGGGTATGCCGGGTGGCGGTGTGAATGCATTACGTGGGCACTCTAATATCCAAGGCTATAGCGATCTGGGTTTATTATCATTAAACCTACCGGGTTATATGCCTCTGCCTAATGAGAAGCAGACATCGTTAGAGACTTATTTATCTCAGGTAACACCAAAAACCGTGGTTGCAGACCAAGTTAACTACTGGAAAAGAACCCCTGATTTCTTTATTAGTTTGCTAAAAAGCTTCTGGGGTGAGCACGCAACGGCACAAAACGAATGGGGTTATCACTGGTTACCAAAATGGGATAAAAGCTACGACATCATGGCGCAAACCCAATTGATGATCGATGGAAAAATGAATGGTTACATCGTTCAAGGTTTTAACCCATTAGCCGCCTTTGCCGATAAAAATAAATGTAGCGCCGCATTAGCCAAACTAAAATATATGGTTGTCATTGATCCTCTAGTGACAGAATCATCTAATTTTTGGCAAAACCACGGCGAGATGAATGAAGTTTCACCACAAGATATTCAAACTGAAATCTTCCGTTTACCTTCATCATGTTTTGCTGAAGAAAATGGCTCGATTGCAAACTCAGGCCGCTGGCTACAATGGCACTGGGCTGGCGCAAAACCACCAGCACAAGCATGGCACGATGGTAAAATTTTAGGGCATTTATTAATGCGTCTACGCGAGCTTTATCGTGAAGAAGGCGGTGTTTGCCCTGAGCCTATCATGAATCTTTCTTGGAACTACGTTGACCCTTACGATCCACAACCAGAAGAAGTCGCAAAAGAAGCGAATGGTCAAGCCATGCAAGATATCTTTGATGAAACAGGCAAATTGTTGTTTAAAAAAGGACAACAACTTGATGGTTTCCATCAACTGAAATCAGATGGCTCAACGGCAAGTTTCTGTTGGGTTTATTCCGGTTGTTGGACTGAAAAAGGCAACCAAATGGCGAACCGCGATAACGCCGATCCTTCAGGGCTAGGTTGTACACCGGGTTGGGCTTTTGCGTGGCCGCAAAACCGTCGTGTGTTATATAACCGCGCATCTGTTGATCCACAAGGCCAACCTTGGGATGCAAAACGTCAACTTATCAAATGGAATGGTAATCAATGGGTTGGTCCTGATGTGCCAGACTATAGCAATGCAGCACCTAATAGCGGCGTAGGCCCGTTTATTATGCAACCCGAAGGTATGGGACGCTTATTTGCTGTTGATAAAATGGCTGATGGTCCATTCCCTGAATTCTACGAACCGTTTGAATCGCCAACAGAAGATAATATTCTGCACCCGAAAGTCTCTCGTAACCCTGTTGCACGTTTATACAGCTACGATGCTGAACATTTAGGTAAAGCAGATGAATTCCCTTATGTGGCAACAACCTACTCAATTACTGAATTGTTCCGTCACTGGACAAAACACTCATTAATTAATGCCATTGCACAACCCGATCAATTTATTGAGATTGGTGAGCAACTTGCTTCACGTAAAGGCATTGTTCAAGGTGATGAAGTTAAAGTCAGCGCTAAACGTGGCTATATCAAAGCCAAAGCCGTGGTGACTAAGCGAATTAGACCTCTAACGATAAATGGCAAAGTCGTTGATACTATCGGTATTCCTTGCCACTGGGGCTTTGAGGGAGCAACACGTAAAGGTTTCCTTGCCAATACATTAACGCCATCAGTGGGTGATGCAAACTCATTCACACCTGAATATAAGGCGTTTTTAGTCAATATCGAAAAGGCATAAGGGGAAACTAATGTCATTGCAATCTCAAGATATTATTCGTCGTTCTGCGACTAATTCTCTCACGCCAGCACCACAGGTACGTGACTTTAAAGAAGAAGTAGCAAAGCTTATCGATGTGACGACTTGTATTGGCTGTAAAGCCTGTCAGGTTGCCTGTTCAGAATGGAACGATATTCGTGACAAAGTCGGTCTTAACGTCGGTGTTTATGATAACCCGATGGATTTAACCGCTAAATCGTGGACCGTGATGCGATTTTCTGAAGTTGAAGAAAACGGCAAGCTGGAGTGGCTAATTCGTAAAGATGGCTGTATGCACTGCGCTGATCCGGGCTGTTTAAAAGCCTGTCCCGCAGAAGGTGCCATCATTCAATACGCTAACGGTATTGTTGATTTTCAATCAGAGCATTGTATTGGTTGTGGTTATTGTATTGCGGGCTGTCCTTTTGATGTTCCTCGTATTAATGAAGAAGATAACCGCGCTTATAAATGCACATTGTGTGTTGATCGTGTTGAAGTCGGTCAAGAGCCAGCTTGCGTAAAAACCTGTCCAACAGGTGCTATTCATTTTGGCTCTAAAGAAGCGATGACTCACCTTGCAAACGAGCGTGTTGCAGAACTCAATACCCGAGGCTATGACAAAGCAGGTTTATACGATCCTCAGGGTGTTGGCGGAACTCACGTTATGTATGTACTTCACCATGCGGATAGACCTAACTTATATCATGGCTTACCAGAAAACCCAGAAATTAGCTCAACGGTTAAATTCTGGAAAGGTATTTGGAAACCATTAGCAGCGGTTGGTTTTGCTGCCACCTTTGCGGGCGCTATATTCCATTACTTAGGTATTGGTCCTAACCACACCACAGAAGAAGATGAAGAAGAGGCACAAAAAGAGATGGAAGCATCACAAAATTCAGTGAATAAAGAGGAGCAGAAATAATGAAGAAGAAAAGCGATAAAATCCTTCGTCATACTGCCTCAGAGCGTATTAATCACTGGGTTGTGGCGATTTTCTTTATCTTTACCACCTTTAGTGGGCTAGGCTTTTTCTTCCCATCTCTAAACTGGTTTATGAATATTTTAGGTACACCACAACTTTCGCGCTTACTGCATCCATTTGCGGGTGTTGCGATGGTGTTCTTCTTTATCTTTATGTTTTTTAGATATCTAAAACATAACTTTGTTGATAAAGACGACTTAGTATGGGCGAAAAATATCCATAAAGTGCTACAAAACGAAGAAGCCGGCGATATCGGGCATTATAATTTGGGTCAAAAAGGGATTTATTGGACATTAAGTATCAGCCTTATCGTGCTTACCATTAGCGGCATCATGATTTGGCGTCCTTATTTCGCGGACTATTTCTCTATCCCTGTTATTCGCATTGCCTTACTGGCTCATTCACTGTCAGCTATTTTGCTTATCATAACGGTGTTTGTTCATGCTTATGCCGCGTTTTGGGTGAAAGGTTCAATTCGTAGCATGATTGAAGGTTGGGTAACTCGTGGTTGGGCGAAAAAACATCACCCGCGCTGGTATCGTGAGATCTTAGAAGAAGAGAAAAAAGAAGCAGAAAACAAAGCAAATCAAAAATAATAGACTGCTTTTACTTCTATAAAGTAGATGTGAGAAAAATGGAGGCTTAATCGCCTCCATTTCTATTTTAAATCAACGCTTAACTTAATGTGCTGCTGTTTTTGCTTGCTCCACTAAGTTTATTAATCGACTTCTCATTGTGTGATAGTGTTGAGAAACTTGGCTTTCTGCCCATTTTTGATCGGCAATTTTTATCACTTTAGCTGCACAATATTTAGTTTCAGGTGTTTTAGAGACAGGATCAAGATTATCCTGAGTCAGCTCATTACATGCCCCAATCCACCATTGATAAGTCATATAAATCGCTTGCTTATTGATTGTCTCATTTACATTGCAACGAGACATCACCTTACCTCGACGTGATTCAACCCAGACAATTTCTTGATCACGAATACCCACTTCTTTAGCAATCTCTGGGTGGACTTGAACATAACCGGGTTCATCCGCAAGTGATGCCAAGGCTTTACAGTTACCCGTCATAGAGCGACAAGAATAATGCCCCACTTCACGCACTGTAGATAAGATCATTGGATAATCGGCATCTGGTAATTCAGCTGGTGCTCGCCATGGTGTCGCGAATAACTGGCCTTTACCAGATGGTGTGGTGAATTGGTTACCTGAATATAAATAAGGTGTTCCTTTATCTTCAATATCAGTACAAGGCCATTGAATATGCGCTAAACCCGCCAATTTTTCATAAGTGACGCCAAAGAAGAGTGGGCATAATGCTCGGACTTCATTCCAGATCTCTTCATTATTTTCATAAGACATCGGATAGCCCATTTCAGTGGCGAGTAAGCTAATGATTTCCCAATCTCGTTTTACATTGCCACGTGCTTCAATGGCCTTTTCAAAACGTTGGAAACCTCTATCTGCACATGTAAAAATACCTGCATGTTCACCCCAACTGGTTGAAGGTAAAATCACGTCGGCTTGCTCTGCGGTTTTTGTCATAAAGATGTCTTGAACTACGACAAAATCGAGGGCTTCAAAGCCTTTTCTTACTAAGCCTAAATCGGCTTCTGTTTGAAGAGGATCTTCACCCATGATGTAGTAAGCCTTCACTTTACCTTCAATCGCTAAATGAGGTACTTCAGTAATACGATATCCCACTTCAGGATCAAGTTGTTCAACAGGAATATTCCAAGCCTTAGCGAATTTCTGACGCGTATTTTGATCAGTGACATATTGATATCCTGGGAACATGTTAGGTAAAACACCCATGTCACAAGCACCTTGAACATTATTTTGTCCACGAACTGGTGCGACGCCAACATGCGGTTTACCTAAATTACCCGTTAATAGCGCAAGACCAGACAACCCTTTGACGACATCAACTGCTTGACCAAATTGCGTTACTCCCATGCCCCACATAATAGTTGCTGTTTTAGCTCCTGCATAAGTGCGCATTGCTTTACGGATTTCAATGGCTGGGATACCGACAATATCTTGTACTGCTTCAGGACTATAATCTGCGAGTTGTTTTTTATATTCATCAAAACCTTCGGTATAACGGCTGACGTAATCCTTATCATAAAGATCTTCATCAATTAGCGTATATGCGAATGCATTCACTAACGCCATATTTGTACCGTTTTTTAATGGTAAATATTGGTTAGCAATTTTGGCTGTTTCGATTTTACGAGGATCACAAACAATAATTTTTGCACCTTTTTGTTTCGCTTTAACCACACGGCGCGCCACAATAGGATGAGAGTCAGCACAGTTATAACCAAAGACTAATAAGCAGTCTGAATCTTCAATATCAGCAATAGAATTACTCATGGCACCATTGCCTAATGTCTCTTGTAAACCTGCAACAGAAGGCCCATGGCAAACACGAGCACAGCAATCGACATTATTATTACCTAATACTGCACGAACAAACTTTTGCATCACAAAATTGGTTTCATTCCCAGTACCTCGAGAAGAGCCAGTACACATGATGGATTTCGCACCGTATTTTTCTTTTATTTCCAGTAATTTTTTTGCAGTAAATTGAATCGCTTCATTCCAACTCACAATTTCAAAATCAGCCCCTTTTTGTCGGCGGATCATGGGTTCATGTATTCTGGCTGTCAGAAGTTTATTGTCATTAAGAAAATCCCAACCATAGAGCCCTTTTAAGCAAAGTTCTCCTTGATTGGTGACACCATTGGCACCTTCAGCTTTGATTATGCGACCATTTTCGACACAGAGATTGATTTTGCAGCCAGCGCCACAGTAAGGACAGACGGAGTTGATTTTGTTCATTTGATATCCTTTCCCCTAACTAGGGAGTAAAAGAGTCATAAAGAACGTTCAACTAAGCAGGAATTATGCCAATTAATTTTCAAAATATAATCAATGAGATACAAAAACAAAATAATATTTGATAATCGTTTCGTCATTTTTGTCGGTGCTCACTTTGCACAAATAGGGCTAATTTATTACGGAATTAAGAAATTAGCATCAGCGAAACATTTAGAAATAAAAATTAATACTGAATTCTAATAAAATTTATTTCTTTAGTTTGAATTTATGATATAAATAATAAATACGCATTTTGAAAAACAATATTTCATATTGCATTGCGATTATATCCATTTCAATAAAGAGCAAAAAGATGAATATGAACACCAACAACCGACTCTTAGGCCTAAACCTACTACTCCTTCGTTAGGTGGCCGAGCACGTTCATTTTTTTGCAAAAGCCACCAGTAAGGTGGCTTTTTGTTGTGCCCCTACTGGTGGAACTGTTTTTTAGGGGAGTTTCTATGATGTTTAGTTTCACCATTAGGATGATGAGTTACAACGTCTTACCAATAAGCCACTGTATGGCAATAGCCTCTATCACTCATTCGATAACACAGGGGGCAAAATGAGCCAACAATGGACATCACGAGTCGGTCATATCTTAGCAGCCGCAGGCTCTGCAATCGGTATTGGCGCAATCTGGAAGTTTTCTTATGTCGCAGCCAATAATGGTGGCGGTGCATTTTTAATTGTCTTCTTGTTATTTAGTTTTGTTATTGGGCTTGCAGTATTACTGGCTGAGAATATTTTGGGCAGTAGCACACACGCTGAGGCTGTTAACGCATTTAAAAGAATGATGGGACGCAATTGGGTCATCATTGGCGTTATTGGTGTATTCAGCTCTTGGTGTATTTATAGCTTTTATAGTGTTGTTGGTGGTTGGACAATTGGCTATACCGTTATGGCGGCAACAGGTCAGTTGAATATTACCGATAGCGCTGAATTAACCGGTATTTTTACCCGCTTTATTAGTGATCCTTTATGGCCTATTTTGGCTCACCTTGCCTTTGCTGGATTAACCTGTTTCGTGGTTTTAGCAGGTGTACAACGTGGATTAGAAAAAGCAGTTAAAATCATGATGCCGATGTTGTTTATCATTATGATTTTATTGATTATTGTTGGTATCAGCTTACCCGGCTCTTCTGAAGGTTTAAAATTATTTTTATACCCTGATTTTAGTAAGCTAACCCCACAAGGCGTATTAGATGCGTTAGGATTAGCCTTCTTCTCACTGTCTATCGGTTTAGGTATTCATATCACTTACAGTGCTTATTTAGCAGATAACAAAGGTATTGCTAACTCCAGTATGTGGGTGGTTATTTTATCTTGTATGGTATGTGTACTTGCCGGATTAATGATTTTCCCTGCCTTATCTGCCGCAGGTTTAGAGCCGAATGCAGGCCCCGGTTTAACCTTTATGACTATGCCAGTTTATTTTGCCAACTTACCCGGCGGTAATATTTTAGCAGTGACTTTCTTTGTCTTGTTATTAATGGCAGCGTTAACCTCTGCTATTTCATTACTTGAGCATATCGTGGCTTATGTGCAGATGCGTTTTCAGTGGACTCGTCGTCGTGCTGGATTAGTCGTTACCGCCTCAATTATGCTGATGG
It includes:
- the fdxH gene encoding formate dehydrogenase subunit beta encodes the protein MSLQSQDIIRRSATNSLTPAPQVRDFKEEVAKLIDVTTCIGCKACQVACSEWNDIRDKVGLNVGVYDNPMDLTAKSWTVMRFSEVEENGKLEWLIRKDGCMHCADPGCLKACPAEGAIIQYANGIVDFQSEHCIGCGYCIAGCPFDVPRINEEDNRAYKCTLCVDRVEVGQEPACVKTCPTGAIHFGSKEAMTHLANERVAELNTRGYDKAGLYDPQGVGGTHVMYVLHHADRPNLYHGLPENPEISSTVKFWKGIWKPLAAVGFAATFAGAIFHYLGIGPNHTTEEDEEEAQKEMEASQNSVNKEEQK
- a CDS encoding sodium-dependent transporter, encoding MSQQWTSRVGHILAAAGSAIGIGAIWKFSYVAANNGGGAFLIVFLLFSFVIGLAVLLAENILGSSTHAEAVNAFKRMMGRNWVIIGVIGVFSSWCIYSFYSVVGGWTIGYTVMAATGQLNITDSAELTGIFTRFISDPLWPILAHLAFAGLTCFVVLAGVQRGLEKAVKIMMPMLFIIMILLIIVGISLPGSSEGLKLFLYPDFSKLTPQGVLDALGLAFFSLSIGLGIHITYSAYLADNKGIANSSMWVVILSCMVCVLAGLMIFPALSAAGLEPNAGPGLTFMTMPVYFANLPGGNILAVTFFVLLLMAALTSAISLLEHIVAYVQMRFQWTRRRAGLVVTASIMLMGIPVSLSFGPMSDVTLGGKTVFDLLDYLTSNILMPLFGIAMCLIFGWSRRANAFIPENITGLKRQSLLLVWRYIGPICIGIILVHGLIG
- the fdhF gene encoding formate dehydrogenase subunit alpha; amino-acid sequence: MNKINSVCPYCGAGCKINLCVENGRIIKAEGANGVTNQGELCLKGLYGWDFLNDNKLLTARIHEPMIRRQKGADFEIVSWNEAIQFTAKKLLEIKEKYGAKSIMCTGSSRGTGNETNFVMQKFVRAVLGNNNVDCCARVCHGPSVAGLQETLGNGAMSNSIADIEDSDCLLVFGYNCADSHPIVARRVVKAKQKGAKIIVCDPRKIETAKIANQYLPLKNGTNMALVNAFAYTLIDEDLYDKDYVSRYTEGFDEYKKQLADYSPEAVQDIVGIPAIEIRKAMRTYAGAKTATIMWGMGVTQFGQAVDVVKGLSGLALLTGNLGKPHVGVAPVRGQNNVQGACDMGVLPNMFPGYQYVTDQNTRQKFAKAWNIPVEQLDPEVGYRITEVPHLAIEGKVKAYYIMGEDPLQTEADLGLVRKGFEALDFVVVQDIFMTKTAEQADVILPSTSWGEHAGIFTCADRGFQRFEKAIEARGNVKRDWEIISLLATEMGYPMSYENNEEIWNEVRALCPLFFGVTYEKLAGLAHIQWPCTDIEDKGTPYLYSGNQFTTPSGKGQLFATPWRAPAELPDADYPMILSTVREVGHYSCRSMTGNCKALASLADEPGYVQVHPEIAKEVGIRDQEIVWVESRRGKVMSRCNVNETINKQAIYMTYQWWIGACNELTQDNLDPVSKTPETKYCAAKVIKIADQKWAESQVSQHYHTMRSRLINLVEQAKTAAH
- the fdnG gene encoding formate dehydrogenase-N subunit alpha, whose translation is MQISRRSFFKICAGGMAGTSAALLGLAPEVSIANARQYKLLRSVETRNNCTYCSVGCGILMYSLGDGAKNVDKSIYHIEGDPDHPVSRGSLCPKGAGLVDYIHSENRLKYPEYRKPGSDKWERISWNEAIDKIARLMKKDRDENFVTHNEKGQEVNRWLTTGMLCSSAASNETGILDNKFSRSLGMIAIDCQARLCHAPTVAALAPTFGRGAMTNNWVDIKNANVVLIMGGNPAEAHPVGFKWVIEAKIKNNAKVIVVDPRFNRSAAVADLYSPIRAGSDTAFLLGVIHYLIEHNKIQHEYVKAYTNASLIVREDFSFDEGLFSGFDKENQSYDKTSWHYELDENGLALRDNSLQHPRCVWNLLKQHVSRYTPEIVTTLCGTPLEDFTYICEALASTSVKDRTSTILYALGWTHHTGGAQTIRAAGMIQLLLGNVGMPGGGVNALRGHSNIQGYSDLGLLSLNLPGYMPLPNEKQTSLETYLSQVTPKTVVADQVNYWKRTPDFFISLLKSFWGEHATAQNEWGYHWLPKWDKSYDIMAQTQLMIDGKMNGYIVQGFNPLAAFADKNKCSAALAKLKYMVVIDPLVTESSNFWQNHGEMNEVSPQDIQTEIFRLPSSCFAEENGSIANSGRWLQWHWAGAKPPAQAWHDGKILGHLLMRLRELYREEGGVCPEPIMNLSWNYVDPYDPQPEEVAKEANGQAMQDIFDETGKLLFKKGQQLDGFHQLKSDGSTASFCWVYSGCWTEKGNQMANRDNADPSGLGCTPGWAFAWPQNRRVLYNRASVDPQGQPWDAKRQLIKWNGNQWVGPDVPDYSNAAPNSGVGPFIMQPEGMGRLFAVDKMADGPFPEFYEPFESPTEDNILHPKVSRNPVARLYSYDAEHLGKADEFPYVATTYSITELFRHWTKHSLINAIAQPDQFIEIGEQLASRKGIVQGDEVKVSAKRGYIKAKAVVTKRIRPLTINGKVVDTIGIPCHWGFEGATRKGFLANTLTPSVGDANSFTPEYKAFLVNIEKA
- the fdoI gene encoding formate dehydrogenase cytochrome b556 subunit, which produces MMKKKSDKILRHTASERINHWVVAIFFIFTTFSGLGFFFPSLNWFMNILGTPQLSRLLHPFAGVAMVFFFIFMFFRYLKHNFVDKDDLVWAKNIHKVLQNEEAGDIGHYNLGQKGIYWTLSISLIVLTISGIMIWRPYFADYFSIPVIRIALLAHSLSAILLIITVFVHAYAAFWVKGSIRSMIEGWVTRGWAKKHHPRWYREILEEEKKEAENKANQK